CTCTCAACAAGCACTTGGTCAAATATCAAGCAATGGAGAGAGCTTCGTCAGAACTCACGagcgtcactgtgtgtgactgggGCACCCTCCCTAAATCTGACTCGTTTGCATGCAGCCGTTAGGTTCAGCCAGTCTCTGCGTCATGCAGGTGTCCGGAAACCGACTCTTTTCCTGCTTTTGCTCCGTCGCGTCCTCGACCCCGTTGGACTTGCACGAGCACAGAACCTTCTGGAAACTCTTTTTGAAGGTGTCCGACAGGAAGCCGTAGAGCACGGGGTTGGCGCAGCTGTTGGCATAGGAGAGGACCACCACAAAGAAATATATTCCCACCGACACTGGCTCCTCCGGCAAGGTGGAAATCAAATTAATAATGTTGAGGATGTAAAACGGCAGCCAGCAAATTACAAATACAACCACAATGACGATCACCATCCTGGTGACCTTTCTCTCGGACTTCCTCCGTTTGGTGGATCCCACACGTAAACCAGATGACTTGACTTTGATTATAATCAGTAGGTAACAGAGGCATATTATTAACAGTGGGCCAAAGAAGCCCAGCACTGCTGTATATATGATAAAGGTCGCGGACCAGACTGACTTGGGCTCGGGCCAGTTGATGTTGCAAGTGTCCATTTCAGCGACTTCGGAGTATATGATGATCGGGAGAATGACCACGATGGACGATATCCACACCGAGGCGTTGATCATCTTGGCGATCTGGGGTCTGCGCCATTTGGTGGACCTGATGGGGTGAACCACCGCCAGGTACCGATCGATGCTCATCACGGTCAGGCAGAAGATGCTGGTGAACTGGTTGACGCCGTCCACCGTCAGCACCAGTCTGCACATAAAGGATCCAAACGGCCAGTAGCTCAAGGCATTCTGGGCAGCGATGAATGGCAGGCCAAGCATAAAGAGTTCATCTGCCACAGCGAGGTTCAGGATGTAAATATTGGTCACTGTCTTCATCTTGGCATAGCACACAATAACATAGATGACGAGAGTATTCCCACTGAGTCCTATTGCACAAACAATGAAATAAATTACGGGAAGCACAATGGTGCTGACGCTGGACATAAATGGGTTTCCACCGGTCCAATTAGTGGATTCATTATGAAATGATGATACATTGATCTTCTCTGTGCTTGGTTCCCAGACAGGGACAGTGGATATCTTCAGAGGCTCCATCCCTTGCAGTGTAGTCCTCATCGTCTCGCTCTGCACAAAACTGTACTCATTTTGTCCAATGTGTCCCTGGAAAAAGAATTGAAGAAAACTTTGAAGGTGTGatcattttctttctttctctctaccCTATTTCCTCTTGtagcggggtgtgggggagtcCGTAACTTTACAAGTAAGCCATTAAGGGGGTTGCcaggaaacacttcttcacacaaaggctgTTGGAACTGTTAAAACTCTCCTCCCTAAAGACTCTGGAGGCTGgcattgagaattttaaaacggaGAGTGATCGATTTCTGTTAGGCAAGCTATTAATGGTTACAGAACCACGGCAGGTGGAATTAAGATACAGAGTCATGATCTAATCGGCTGACAGAGTGACCTATGTAACAATTTTCCATTTGTTAAATGTTAACCTGACGTGTGTTAAATTCGATCCATACAGGATGTTAATTCAGGATGTAGGACAAAGATGGCAAAGCTCCACTGATCTATGTGAAATCTCCCTCGTGTTCAAAATACACAATGCCTTTTGTTTTAATGTTGTAATCTTCTGGTGATCTAAACCCTGGGAAAGGAAAGGTGACTTGTGGCACGTgactctcagagagagagagacagagagggagagactgttcgGGAATGGCTCTCGCTCAGAAATAAGAATCCAGTCAAGTGATTGATTGAGAAACACAGGCAGTTAAACTGACTGTGCCAGGAGCAGAGGTCTCTATGCTTACTACACTGTCAGTTAAGTCTTTATATTCTTAGCTATGCTCCGAGTTGCATTCTATATATTCTCACAGCTTATGCAGCTTCTCTGAAGAATCCTGGACTTACCCATTTTATGAGGTCGTACGTgtgctttttttcattcattcgtgggacatgggtattgctggctggccagcatttattgatgtggagattccggcgttggactggggtaaacacagtaagagttttaacaacaccaggttaaagtccaacaggtttatttggtagcagatgccattagctttcggagcgctgctccttcgtcagatggagtggatccatctgacgaaggagcagcactccgaaagctaatggcatttgctatcaaataaacctgttggactttaacctggtgttgttaaaactcttgccgcatttattgcccatccctagttggccttgacTTTGTaacgattgatacaactgagtgtctcggtaggccatttcagagggcagctgagagtcaaccacattgctgtggctctgaagtcacatgtaggccagaccaaataaggacagcagatttccctccccaaaggacattagtgaaccagatgggtttttctgacaatcaacaatggtttcatggccattggtagattcttaattccagatattttttattgaattcaagttccaccatttgcgggattcgaactcgggaccccagaacattagttgagtttttgacttaatagtccagtgataataccactgggccatcgccattGTGTTGGAATGGGCAATCTCATGAGCCATGGCATAGTGGATGGCCCTCAGATCTAAGCCTGCACACTGTGGGGTCAGGCTCCATGCCACAGCACTTGGGTACAAAGCGGAACGCTCATGTGCAGCACTGAAGCAGTGC
Above is a genomic segment from Mustelus asterias chromosome 23, sMusAst1.hap1.1, whole genome shotgun sequence containing:
- the LOC144510371 gene encoding somatostatin receptor type 5-like, with the translated sequence MEPLKISTVPVWEPSTEKINVSSFHNESTNWTGGNPFMSSVSTIVLPVIYFIVCAIGLSGNTLVIYVIVCYAKMKTVTNIYILNLAVADELFMLGLPFIAAQNALSYWPFGSFMCRLVLTVDGVNQFTSIFCLTVMSIDRYLAVVHPIRSTKWRRPQIAKMINASVWISSIVVILPIIIYSEVAEMDTCNINWPEPKSVWSATFIIYTAVLGFFGPLLIICLCYLLIIIKVKSSGLRVGSTKRRKSERKVTRMVIVIVVVFVICWLPFYILNIINLISTLPEEPVSVGIYFFVVVLSYANSCANPVLYGFLSDTFKKSFQKVLCSCKSNGVEDATEQKQEKSRFPDTCMTQRLAEPNGCMQTSQI